TTATTGAAGGAGTTCTCGGGAGCAATAGAGAAGAAGTACTTAATTTAAAAGGATTTGTTGCCTCGACGATGGTTAACAGCGGGCAGGATGTCGGGCATGAAATTATTATAGAACCTTCCAATTTTATGGATAAATACAAGCTTAAAAGTGATGATGGCGGAGCTCGCTATAGGATAGCCAGAGAGACTCCGGGTAAGCACAGGGCAGAGTTTTACCTTTCAGTTTTTCCGCGTGTAGTAAAAGCTCTTGAGTTCAGCCGCACGCATGGCCCTGATATGCTTGTAAAATGGGAAAGCGATGCTGTCCGTGAAGTTCCTGCGGATCGTTATGTGCTTAATGAAGCTTGGAGCAACGGAAAACTTGATAAAATTCAACCTTTCATTGATCGTATTCCTATTTCATGGGGTGAATCTTTTGATGTTGAACCTGGAAAAGACGTGAAGATAACTCTTCGCCATTCAACAACATTTGAACCTGTCGGCGGTATGATCTTCAGAGGGGCATCTCTGTTACAGACTTCATTGGATTGATTTTAGAAAACCGCATGTTAACCTGTTAAATATGGGTAATGATATGAAAGCTGTACCTGAAAATTGTTATGTTAATCTTCCTCTTTTATATATCTATAATCAGCCTGAGTATTTAGATTTATTTATAGAGAAATCAATTCAGCCTGAACTTGGGCTTGATTGTTTTGGAAATGAATGTGTTAGCAAAGACTGGTTGCAATCTATCAGTGATCGGCTTGCAAATGCGGGACTTAAGTGCACCGTACATCTCCCTTTTCTGGATTTGAAACCAGCCAGCCTAAATTCTGCTATCAGGCAGGCATCTATTGATACTTTATGCGGAGCTTTCGAACTCGCAAAAATATTTTCTCCGGAAAGGATGGTGATGCATCCCTCCTTTACTTCGTGGCTTGAAGAGCCTCTTTTTGAAGTGTCCTATAAAAATTGTTTGGAAGGTATTAGGCAGTTGAGTGATTCATGGCCTGATCATCCTGTGCTTTGTCTCGAAAATACTTACGAGTATGATCCCGGTCCGCTTTTACGAATTGTGGAAGATTTGGACCGCGATAATGTGGGTATATGTTTTGATGCAGGGCATTGGCATTCTTTTTCTAAGGGATCGGAGAAGAAAGATTTTGATTTCTGGTTTGATTCCTTTGCACCATATATCAAACACTTACATCTGCATGATAATAATGGCGTTAAAGATGAGCATCTCGCCTTGGGGTATGGAACTATGGACTGGGAACATATTATTTCCCGTGTGAAAGAGTTAGACCCTTTGCCTTCAATGACTCTTGAACCTCATAATCGTGACGATTTCGAACTAAGCCTGAAATATTTTCAGGAAAAAATAATTCCCCAATTGCTTTAGTATTAATTATAGATTCTTTTAAAATACAAAAAAGGTTCCCGGACAATCTGTCCGGGAACCTTTTTTTAGGTAGGTATTCCATCAAACTTACATGGAAATTAGTTTTAGAATACCATCAATTATACTCAATAAATTATTGCTGATAGCTTGTAAATATCAGACTTTTAGTGGCTATATTTATAATTAATGAGGTCGTATACAATGATTTGTACGAAAATAAAACATATTAATTCGGTCTGTGTTTGGTTAAAGTTGTAAATCTTTTAACTGTATTCTTTGTATAATAAATATGGTTAGTTGTGTTGATAATATTTGTTTTAAATATGCCGGAGGAAGAAGAGTGTTAATCGTAGGCGTTGATACAGGCGGAACTTTCACAGATTTTATCTATAAAGATGGCAATTCATGGGGCGTACATAAGCGTCTTTCAACTCCTCACGACCCTTCTGAATCTGTAATTAATGGTCTTAAGTATATTGCAGGTGACCGCCGCGTGCAGGTTGTGCATGGATCAACTGTCGCAACAAATGCAATACTTGAACGCAAAGGCGTTAAGACTGCCCTTATTAGTAATGAAGGATTTGAAGATATAGTTCAGATAGGGCGCCAGAATCGTTCGGAACTTTATAATCTGTCATTTTGTAAGAAACCGCATATTGTTCCGCCTGAATTAAGATTCGGGATTACAGGAAGAATTGATCATAATGGAAATGAAGTAGAGTCTTTTTCTGAAGATAATGTTCAAAATATTCTTAAAATAATCAAGGGTTCAGACGTTGAATCTGTCGCAATCTGTCTTCTTTTTTCATATTTAAATCCAGAACATGAGAACAGAATGCGTTCTTTACTTTCTGAAATTGATATTCCTGTTTCGGTTTCGCATGAAATTTTAGCAGAGTTTCGTGAATTTGAACGCACATCAACTACGGTTATTAACGCGTATGTTTCACCGAAAATGACCCGTTACCTAACGTTGCTTCAAGATTTTCTTGATGGATATTCATTACGGATTATGCAGAGTAACGGCGGGTCGATCTCAGCTGAAACGGCTATGAATGAGTCCGTAAGGACGATCTTGTCCGGCCCTGCCGGGGGAGCTGTCGGCGCACATGTCATAGGTAAAATGGCTGGGTATCATAAGCTTATTACCTTTGATATGGGGGGCACTTCGTCTGATGTTGCACTCATAAACGGTGAACTGCCTTTGACTCTTGAATCTGCGATAGAAGATTATCCTGTTAAAGTTCCCATGATCGACATCCACACGGTCGGCGCAGGAGGCGGTTCTATTGCCCGTATTGATGCCGGAGGTTCGCTGACTGTCGGGCCTGAAAGTGCCGGAGCTGATCCCGGTCCTATCTGTTATGGTAAGGGCAGTGAAATTACGGTTACAGATGCCAATTTATATCTCGGAAGACTTATCCCCGACCGTTTTCTAGGCGGCGAAATGTCGCTTAAGACTGATAAGTTGAATGGTGCAATGGAAAGAATGGCTGCGGAGGCTGGTCTCAGTCCCGTTGAACTTGCGGAAGGAATTCTTGATATCGCCAACACTAATATGGAACGCGCGATCAGAGTTATTTCAGTTGAACGCGGTTACGATCCTCGTGAATTTACCATGTTTGCATTCGGCGGAGCGGGTGGAATGCATTGTGCTTTTCTTGCAAAGATGCTGTCGATTCCGAAGCTGTTTATTCCGAATAATCCAGGTATTCTTTCAGCCGTAGGCATGGTTATGGCTGATGTGATAAAGGATTACTCGCTGACGGTTATGCGTAATCAACATAATACCACTGCGGATGATCTTGAGAATTTGTTTGCTCCACTTGAAGATCAGGGGCGTGCGGCACTTGAAGATGAAGGGTTCGCATCGCAGGATATAACTGTCGAACGATTTTTGGATATGCGCTATCAAGGGCAGTCTTTTGAGATAATTGTGCCTTTTGACGTTGACTGGATTGAAGAATTCTCCCAGCTTCACGAACATAATTACGGCTATCGTAATGATGCTAAAACCGTAGAAATAGTCAACATCAGGCTTAGAACGAGGGGAATGCCGACTAAACCGGAATTCCCTGAAGCCGCTGAACTTACAGCGAAGATGCCGGATGATGCTGTAATAGGGACAACCGAAACGGTTTTTGATTCTATATTTATGAAAACCCGCATTCTGGATAGAGAGAAGCTTCTGCCCGGTAACAAGATTGATGGGCCTGCAATCATTATTGAATACAGCTCCACTTTAGTTATTCCGCCTTTCGCAAAAGGTGAAGTTGATGCTTACGGCAATCTAATTTTTGATATTGAGTAATCCGGGAGGTATATAAAAATGAATGTGAATCCAATCCTCCTAGAGGTGTTTAAAAACAGGTTTGCGGCAATTTCCGAAGAAATGGGTGTAACGCTCACAAGAACTGCTTTTTCTCCCAATATAAAAGAAAGACGTGATCTTTCCTGCGCGGTTTTTGACAGCAAAGGCGATATGATCGCACAGGCGGCCCATATTCCTGTTCATTTAGGTTCCATGCCTCTTTCGGTTAAAAGTGCCATAGATAATGTCACGTTTACTGAAGGCGACATGGTTATGCTTAATGATCCGTTCAAAGGCGGAACTCATCTGCCCGACATAACTCTCGTAGCTCCTGTCTTTTTCAGCGGTTCAGATAACCCTGATTTTTATGTTGCTAACCGTGCCCATCATTCTGATGTGGGTGGTATGGCGAGTGGTTCTATGCCCCTTTCCACTACACTTTATCAGGAAGGAATCATCATTCCACCTATTAAGATTGTTGAGAAGGGTGAAATCGTTAAATCCGTGATGGCTTTAATTTTAAACAATGTACGCACTCCTGATGAGCGTGAGGGTGATTTTTCCGCGCAAATCATGGCAAATATTACAGGCGTACGCAGGTTGAACGAGCTTATTTCAAAATACGGGCTTGAGACTGTCGATTTTTATGCAGCAAGTCTTAATGATTATGCTGAAAAAATTACACGCCACACAATTGAATTCATTCCTGACGGTGTTTACAAATTTACTGATTACATGGACGGCGATGGCATGGATTGCTTTAATGTGCCCATCAGTGTGATTTTAGAAGTGAAGGGAGATACGGCAAAGCTTGATTTCACAGCTTCCGGTGATCAGGTCACAGGCAGCGTTAATGCTGTCCGCTCAATTACGCTTTCGGCAGTGCTTTATGTTTTTCGTTCACTTATAGAAGGGGACGTACCAACCAACGCGGGTATTCTTCGTCCTCTCGAAATAATCACTCGCAAAGGTTCTATTCTTGATGCAAATTTCCCTGCCGCAGTCGCAGGCGGCAATGTCGAAACTTCCCAGCGGGTTGTGGATGTTGTTTTAGGTGCGCTGGCAGAAGCCATTCCGCAGAGAATTCCCGCTGCCAGTCAGGGAACGATGAACAACATGACCATCGGCGGTATGGATGAACGCACGGGCAAACCTTTTGCCTATTACGAGACACTAGCCGGAGGTATGGGCGGTTCCGTATCCTGTCGAGGTGAGCATGCGGTCCATTCACACATGACCAATACACTTAATACACCCGTGGAAGCTCTTGAGTATAGCTATCCGTTTCGCGTAAAGACTTACTGCGTGCGTAAAAACACTGGCGGAAAGGGGCAGTTCCCCGGTGGTGACGGTCTTGTGCGTGAGATTGAATTATTATCGAGTTGTGAAATAACAGTACTTTCCGAGCGCAGAACGAATGCTCCGTACGGTTTGCAAGGTGGCGGAAACGGTACGCCTGGTCGCAATGTTCTCATTAGTGCTGGTAAGGAAATCGAGAAGCCCGGTAAGTTTCACACGCCGCTCAAAAAGGGCGATATTATACGCATAGAAACTCCGGGCGGAGGCGGCTGGGGGAAGTAGATTTTAGTGAGTTTTATTATAAATTTATGGAGTTAGTTGATAA
This genomic stretch from Maridesulfovibrio ferrireducens harbors:
- a CDS encoding sugar phosphate isomerase/epimerase, translating into MKAVPENCYVNLPLLYIYNQPEYLDLFIEKSIQPELGLDCFGNECVSKDWLQSISDRLANAGLKCTVHLPFLDLKPASLNSAIRQASIDTLCGAFELAKIFSPERMVMHPSFTSWLEEPLFEVSYKNCLEGIRQLSDSWPDHPVLCLENTYEYDPGPLLRIVEDLDRDNVGICFDAGHWHSFSKGSEKKDFDFWFDSFAPYIKHLHLHDNNGVKDEHLALGYGTMDWEHIISRVKELDPLPSMTLEPHNRDDFELSLKYFQEKIIPQLL
- a CDS encoding hydantoinase/oxoprolinase family protein translates to MLIVGVDTGGTFTDFIYKDGNSWGVHKRLSTPHDPSESVINGLKYIAGDRRVQVVHGSTVATNAILERKGVKTALISNEGFEDIVQIGRQNRSELYNLSFCKKPHIVPPELRFGITGRIDHNGNEVESFSEDNVQNILKIIKGSDVESVAICLLFSYLNPEHENRMRSLLSEIDIPVSVSHEILAEFREFERTSTTVINAYVSPKMTRYLTLLQDFLDGYSLRIMQSNGGSISAETAMNESVRTILSGPAGGAVGAHVIGKMAGYHKLITFDMGGTSSDVALINGELPLTLESAIEDYPVKVPMIDIHTVGAGGGSIARIDAGGSLTVGPESAGADPGPICYGKGSEITVTDANLYLGRLIPDRFLGGEMSLKTDKLNGAMERMAAEAGLSPVELAEGILDIANTNMERAIRVISVERGYDPREFTMFAFGGAGGMHCAFLAKMLSIPKLFIPNNPGILSAVGMVMADVIKDYSLTVMRNQHNTTADDLENLFAPLEDQGRAALEDEGFASQDITVERFLDMRYQGQSFEIIVPFDVDWIEEFSQLHEHNYGYRNDAKTVEIVNIRLRTRGMPTKPEFPEAAELTAKMPDDAVIGTTETVFDSIFMKTRILDREKLLPGNKIDGPAIIIEYSSTLVIPPFAKGEVDAYGNLIFDIE
- a CDS encoding hydantoinase B/oxoprolinase family protein, with product MNVNPILLEVFKNRFAAISEEMGVTLTRTAFSPNIKERRDLSCAVFDSKGDMIAQAAHIPVHLGSMPLSVKSAIDNVTFTEGDMVMLNDPFKGGTHLPDITLVAPVFFSGSDNPDFYVANRAHHSDVGGMASGSMPLSTTLYQEGIIIPPIKIVEKGEIVKSVMALILNNVRTPDEREGDFSAQIMANITGVRRLNELISKYGLETVDFYAASLNDYAEKITRHTIEFIPDGVYKFTDYMDGDGMDCFNVPISVILEVKGDTAKLDFTASGDQVTGSVNAVRSITLSAVLYVFRSLIEGDVPTNAGILRPLEIITRKGSILDANFPAAVAGGNVETSQRVVDVVLGALAEAIPQRIPAASQGTMNNMTIGGMDERTGKPFAYYETLAGGMGGSVSCRGEHAVHSHMTNTLNTPVEALEYSYPFRVKTYCVRKNTGGKGQFPGGDGLVREIELLSSCEITVLSERRTNAPYGLQGGGNGTPGRNVLISAGKEIEKPGKFHTPLKKGDIIRIETPGGGGWGK